The genomic region GTGTTAACGCCAGGTACGTTGCTCCGAAAACGGGACAAGTTAGGCTAAAGTTCACCTTTGATCCAAGATTCTCTATTTTGAAGTGCGAAGTCAAGTGAGTTGAGTGAGGTGATAATGTGGCCAAGAGGTTGCAAATATTATTCTTTTTGATAGTTCCGCTCTTTGTGTTTTCTCTATCAACCAACTCCTCGGTTAGGTTCACATTAACTCTCGATTTCCAAAACGAAGAACCCACGCAGTCGTTCCAGACCGAGTTCAATTTAAACGCAAATGCGTTAGGAAAGGGGTTTGATCTTTCCTTCGGATTGTCCGGCAGTTCATTGAGCACTGCGAGGGTGAATTTTAAGTTCAACGATCTTGGGTTGCAACTTTACAAAAACCAAACTTTTGGTTCATCGGCGGATCCTGTGGTTCTTTACAATATAAAGGATGGGCAAGATGGTGTGTCTGTGCGTTTCGGTTCGGCTGATTTCGTTGCGTTCAACACGTTGGATCTCATGTACATTCAATACGGTTATCCATTCGGTGTTGTCATCCTTGGAAAGCGTGGCGACAAGTTTGATACTGCGGTAAGCTTCGGAGGCAAATTCGGAGATATAAGTCTCACCTCTGAGGTAGTATGGCAGGATTTCGTTTCATTTAAAGTTGACAACACTGTCTTCCTCTTTTCCGTTGCCGAAAAATCATCCAACTGGGGAGTTCGATACTTGATCACACCCTCAAAGGAGTTGAAGCTTAGTTACAGTCCACAAAGTCTTGGTAACAACAATATTCTGAGTTTATGGTACAAATTCGACGCATTTGGTGCGAAGTTTAATACTTATTTGAACACAAAATTTGACTTTGACGGAATTGTTTCCGGATTGATGAGAAATTCCGAAATAGGTGCTGATTTCAGCCTGGGTGAACTTTTTGTTTACGCGAAAAAGACTGGGCTTGACGATATCACCGGTGTTATGCCAACGGATTGGGGTAAGTTTTCGTTAGGTTTTAGCTACGGTTTTTCGATGTTCGAAGGGAAGGGTAAAATTGGTTATTCTTTTGGCAAGCCCGCTCACAACACGGTTTCAACTTTGGGAGAAGTCTTCTACGGTGAGTATGGTAGGTCATTTGGCAACATCCATTTGTTTGCCAAGTACCAAAAGATAATTGGTTATTACGAAGAACCGGAAACGTTCTTCTTGGAGGCGAAGATTACCGGCCTTGGTAATGCGGAAGTTAAATTCTGGCTCGGTAATGGGGATTTTTACAACAATAACACTTTCAAACCCATTGTTGGTGCGCAATTTAGTATGTGGTGGTAAAAAGGAGGTGCCTTGTGAGGATGACTAACGCTATGAGATTGGCTTTCGCTGTTTTGTTAGTGTTTTCAGTGTTGGCCTTCTCCGCTGTGGAGTACAGGGATGGTAAGGTGATTTTCACTTTCAAAACCGACGTGAAAGCGAACGTTGTGTACCTGGCTGGTACTTTCAACAACTGGAATCCGACAGCTTGGCCCATGAAACTCGTTGATGGAGTGTGGAGATACGAAATTGAACTCAAACCGGGAAGGTACGAATACAAGTACGTGATAGACGGTAAAAATTGGAAAGAAGACCCCGAAGCTCCGGCGTTCGTCGACGATGGTTACGGCGGAAAGAACGGCGCTTTTGTGCTTACCCCTGAGGGCAAAATCCTCCCACCTGATGGTGCATCAAAACAAGCCGGTGTGTCAACTGGCAAGAGTTACGAACTGAATCCTAAGAGGATGGATACGATATTCGTAGATCCAGATGGTTATGTAATAATTCGCTTCTATGCTAAAGATGCCAAGTACATTTTTATTGCCGGAACATTCAACAATTGGAACGACAAAGCCACGGAGGTTTACTTCATAGAAGACGGTTGGTGGGAAGCGATTCTCGAGCTCCAACCCGGGATATATGAGTACAAATTCGTAGTTGATGGGAAATGGATAACTGATCCAAATGCGTTTGCATTTGTCGATGACGGTTTCGGTGGAAAGAACGGAGTTTTTGAAGTCTACAGGGAAGGCGGAAAACTAAAGGTTGGAGCACCGAGAGTGGCCATCACACCAGCGGAAAAACTGGAGGAGGTTAAGGTCCAGGGTATAAAGCCAGGTTTGAGTATAGTCGATGGAAAGGTATTCTTTGCAGTTAAAAACGATAGAGCGCAGGAGGCTTATCTTGCCGGTACGTTCAATAGTTGGAATCCAACCGCGTTAAAGATGAAACTTGTTGACGGATACTGGACAGCTTCGCTCCAGCTTTCACCGGGTACGTATGAGTACAAGTACGTGTTCATAATCGGTGGTAACCAAGTATGGCAAGAGGATCCCAACGCTCCGAGCTACAAGCCAGACGGTTACGGTGGCAAGAACGGAGTCTTCAAGCTGGTAAGCAAAGACGGACAGCTTATCATTGAAGGAATCGAAGAACAGGCAGGAGGTCTGCCGGTAAAAGGAAAATACGAATTCGATTACACGTTTAAGCTGGATCAAAGTAAATACCTGGTTGGAAGCTCGACGATGGGTAAACTAACATTGCGCTTCGAACCGGTAAAAGACAGTTTCGTTGAGCTAACGTACGCTGGTGCGAGTATTTCAAAAGCGACTTTGAAATTCGACCTCGGCAACTTTACGTTGGGTATGCACTACAGGACTCCTTGGTCACTTCCGGTTGGAGGAAGTTCAACAGGACTCGTGGTTGGCTACAAAATTGGAAGCATCCAATTCTTCGGTGGGCTGGGTCACGAGTCAACGGGGTTACCATGGGCATTTGGCGTTGGTTATAAGCCTGTAGAGGTTTACGTGGGTCACAGGTACTTTGACGAAGACAACTACTCTATAGTGGCTTATGTTGAACTTGACAAGCCCATAAAACTGAGCTTTACAGGACTCTACAATTTTAACAACACGTACTATCTTGAAGCGGCGTTTGAAACTGAGCAATTTGGTGTGAATGCGTACTTTGATGGCATAACGATAGGTTTAGGTGGATTTCTCGACCTCTCGGGAAAAATCCTTGAAATTGCTACTGAATACGATTTGTACTATGGAGACTTTCTAATCAGCGGTAGCTACGAGCTGACAGAGGATTTGGTTCTTGACGCGGGATTCGAAATATCGTCAAGTTACGGTTTAAGTATCGGGCTAACAAAATTCTTTGAGAAGGCTTCCGTACGCGTTGGCTTGGAAATGGGAGATATACTTAATCCTTTCCAAGACAGTTATCTAAAAATTTCGGGCAAGGTCAGCTTCTAATCCTTGGTTCGGAGGCTGTTTTTGTGGACGAATACGCAAATATCAGCCCGGCTGAGAGCCGGGCAATTTTTTTGATATAACCACGGCGGTGTGTGGTAAAATATCCTTAGATTCGTCAAAGGGGGGATCTTAGGTGAGAAAGTACTTGGCTGTCGTAGTCAGCCTCTTGTTGCTCACAGGCTTCATCTTTGGTGCGACGGTTTCTGAGCTAAACAAACTCTTCTACGAAGCTCGACGCGATCGTGACCGCGAGAAGATGTTGAGAGTTGTTGCGGAAATTGAAAAGACACCGAACTATGGAAAAGATGCAAAATTACTCACCATTCTGGCTGACTGTTATCTGGAACTTGCAACGTGGGGTGTACCCGATAACGAGAAGGAAAAGACTCTCGAAAAGGCTCGTTCCAACGCAGAAGCTGCGATCAAGATTGATCCAAAAAATGGAAGAGCACACTACATCGCTGGTGCTGCGATAGGAAGGCTCGCGCAGTATAAGGGCATTGTCCAAAGCTTGTTCATGCTTGGGGACTACGATAGATACATCGACACAGCCATCAAGTTGTTGAATGAAAATGACGAAGAAGAGAGGCTTTACAAAACATTCGCACTGATTGCCAAGGGAATGAGGGATCGGGACGTACCGTGGCCACTTAATAACTACAAACGCTCCGAAGAGATGTTTAACCAGGCCCTGAAGCTAACACCAAATTATCCAAACATTTACCTGGAAATGGGATACCTGTACCTGAAGACAGGTGACAAGCAGAAAGCCAAAGAAATGTTTGAGAAAGTTATAAACTCACAGCCACATCCGTGGTTGATAAAGACGCACGAAGAAGCTGTAAAAGACGCACGAAGCGAGCTGGCAAAATTGAAGTGAAAATTTTATTCGGTAGTTTGAAAAATCCTCCACGCTGTTTATCAATTGCAAGGGACGCTCAATGCGTCCCTTGTTTTTGTTTGAACCTTAACGAGGTCTTAACGTTACTTTTTTCTGTTTGCTAAGAATTTGTGGTACCATGTACGAGGAGACGAAAAGAGAACAGCCAGAAACTCAAGGGGGCAGTTTTGGTGAGCAAAGGCGAAAAGTATATATTTTTGTCCCTTGGTTTTGCTGTTACACTAATGCTTACCACGATGTATCTTCTTAACAAGTTCAGTGAACCTAAAGGCCTCATGCTGGATAGTTGGACTTCAGTTGTCCCTTTTTACGAAAAAGTTAACGGTCCGAGCAGTAAGGTACTTCGCACGCATTTCTCACTTCCGCAGGAGTTAAGAAACAGCGAAGTTTTAGCACTCGTTTTTCAGAAGGTTATCGCCAACCAAGTGAAAATTTACCTCAACGGCGAACTGATAAGTCAATACGGTTCAAGTTCGGGGAACCTCTGGCCCGCGCCGATAGTTGTTAGGATTCCAAAACACTTGTTGAAAGATGAAAACGAACTGTCCATTGAACTTTTCGCACTGGTGAATTACGGGATCAGCTACGTACCATACATCTGTAATTACGAGGATGCGCTCAAAGCTACGCAACGACAACTGGTTTTGCGGAACAACTTCAACCTTTTTTCGATTGGTGCCTCGCTTTTCATGACACTTCTGATGTTGATGATTGGGTTCGTTGTAGTTGGAATTTCTAAACGTCAGTATCTGTATCTCTCAGGCTCAGCTTTTCTAATGTCCCTCGGTTTAGTCCAGTTTACCTATCGGGAGACGAGTTTTCGTGATTTCTGGTATCTGTTTTACGAAAAGATGGCGATAGTTGTTCCAGTTCCGGTTTTGACACTGATATACTTGTACATCGCGGAGAGATACGGAAGAAAAACATCAAGTCTGCGATTCAAACTCCTGAAGATTATAGCACTTTTAATGACGTTACTCGTACTTCTCGCTCCCACTATTCGAATTTTCCACGCGTTTTCCGAAGTTTCGCAAATTTACGGGCTCTTCCTCATGATACTCACGTTATGGCAAATCCTTTACGTTGGAGCTTATGAATTTTGCTTCGCGATCTTCTTCTTGTTCTTGACAGCTATACAATCAATTGCTGTTCTACTCTCGAGAAGCCCAGGCGAACTGACACTTCCCTATGGTCGGATAGTTTACTTGTTGGCCATAGGTTTCGAGGCAATAAGGCACTTTAGGAGTATTTCCAAGCGAAAGGAAGAACTCGAGCTTGAGAACTACATTGATTCGCTCACCGGAGCTTACAACAGGAAGTACATCGACTTATTAGAAAACAGTGGAACTTTAGTGTTGATGGACCTGGATAAGTTCAAAGAAATCAACGATAAGTACGGACATCACAAAGGTGATGAATTTCTTGCTAAGTTCGCTGATCTAATACGTTCGAACATAAGGTCTGAGGATATATTCATCAGGCTCGGTGGAGATGAGTTCTGCCTTGTGTTGAAGGGAAAGGATTATCGGGAAGTGGTTGACAGATTGTACAATCTGGTCCGAAACCACCTGGGTTTAAGTTTTTCGTACGGTGTGGCCAGTCTTGATGAGGCAAGGGATTTTGATGAGGCATATCGAATTGCGGATGAAGAGTTGTACAGGCGAAAACGCGGGGAAGTTTAATTTGCCAGTCGAATAACGATGGAGTAAAAAACGGACGTGGAATTCCACGTCCGCGTTTTTAGTTTTGGCTGTACTGTCATATTTTCCAAATCTCATGGTACTCGTGCGCGGTTTCACAGTACTCGCAGATGAATTTTCCGTCGACTTGCACGAACGATGCCATGACGTTTTCACCATTTTTCGGATGGGTGATGCAATTCTCATTCTTGCACTGGAGTTCTTCAAAGTTGTATATTCTCGGTGGTAACTTCAGACGGTACTTTTCGACAACTCTTCTGTCTTTAACGATGTTTACCGTTGTTCCAGGTGAGATGGCGGCAAGTTTCTTGATTTCTTTGAAGGAAAGATACCTATTCGGTAGGCTTATGTATCCTTTCAAATTGCCATCCGCGGATCTAAATATTCCATCGGCACTATCAACATCGTAGAGTTTCAAAATCCTTCGTATCTTTGTGATGGTATTGTAGATTTCATCACTCGTCTTACCTTTTGCGATGTGATCGATCACGGTACCGCTTTCAACCGGCTTGATACCGCGTTTTCCTTCCTTTTCAACACCTTTAGTGCCATCTACAATCGGTGCTGGAACGATGAACTCTTCGAGAGGCTCTTCTTCTTTCTTCGTAGTATCGAAGTCCGCTTCAAGTGCACCACCTAACATGGAAAGAAGCACGACACGAACCCAGTAACCGTTAATAGCCTGTGTTTCCCAACCGTTGAGTGGTAGGTTATCGAGGAAGGTAGGAATCTCAGGGTCAATCTTGGGTCTTGGAAGTGGATGGTAAAACTTCGTTCCTTCTGGAACCTTATCGAGCATGTCCTTTCTGAACGTAACAGCCCTTTTCAAAATGTGAGCTTTTTCGAGTATGTCCTCTCCCATACGTTCGAGCTGGAGTCTTGTGAAGTACCAAATAGGCGCAATTTTTCCACTTGATAGGTATTCGTCTATGGAGCTGTACAGTCGCACCTCAAAGCCGTTTCTTTTCATCTTTTCAATGTAACTGGTAGGCATCTGGAGTTCTTCGGGTGCGATCAGGTCGACTTCGACGTTTTTGAAGACCTTAAGACCATCGGCTTTCGAGTGAACGGTCCGACCGTGCAGAAGGTCTCCGATGAGTGCTATATGTATATGCGAGTTATCGAAGTTCATCTGTTCAAGGAAGGTGAACTCATCGAGGAGTTCTTGGGTAGGATGTTCGTGCTTACCATCACCACCGTTAATGAAAGCGGGCCTCATTATTCCATGGCGGTCGGCGAACTCTCCAACCTTTCTCTCAAGTAACCTGCAAACACCTTCCAGACGGGTACGCAACACGAAAATCGAGTATTCACTGTAGCCGGTTAACATGTTGAAAGTATCAACGTAACTCTCCTGCTTGTTGAAGGACGAATGTTCGGATTCGAAAATGTTCACTTTTGCGTTTTTGTGGAACTTTGCCGCGTTTATAAACGATTCTTTCGTCCTTGTGGACGGTTCCACAAATACAATGTAAATACCGACGTTTCGTTTGATCTGGAATTCCGATGTGTCCTCACCGTTTCGTACTTTTTCCTTCAACCGCTTGGTTTGATGGTAGAGGAAAAGTTGTTCCTGCACCGAAAAATCGTTGATAACCGCTAAGGTCCTACTTAGGAAGTCTCTCTTCATCTACAATCCCCCCACAGCAATGTAATGGTCCTGGGATATTATACCAAAAGTTTCGCTTGGGTGTGTATCGTGGTATAATTTTTTCAAACACGGATACTACTCTACAATACAAGAGGGGGCGATTATTTTGTGTCGAATGGCAGGATTTTCGCTCGTTAATCCCGGAGGGATAGGTTGGATCTCGGAGTTCGTTTCCAGAATGGCAAGAGAAGGCAAGGGGGCACCGCATGGAGACGGGTTCGGTTACGTACTTGTGAGTGATGACGCTTTCGTTTATGCAAAATTCTTCACTCCGATTTACGAGAGCAATGAAAAACCGGCTGGTACCTTTAAGTTGGGTATCGTACACGCGCGAAAGGCATCGGAAGGCGTTCCGCTGGGAGTAAGACAAGTCCATCCGTTTTACAGTGGTGAGAAATTCTTCGCACACAACGGTACCGTTTTCTCTGCGGCACGGACAAATCCGTACGAGAGCGATACGTTTGACTATTTTGCAAGTGTAAAAGATTTCGAGAACTTTCAGGGACTCGTTTTGAAGATAAGAAGCTTTGCACAGTCGAATCGCTATTCTGGCCTAAACTTTCTTATGCTTGATACACTGGAGAATGCTTTGTACGTGTGCTGTTTGTTTAACAGTGAACGAACCGATGATTACTTTGTTCTTCACTACAAGGAATCCAGTGAGGGCTTTTTCGTGTTTTCCGAGAAGTACGATAATAGTTACCAAACGATGGCCAACGGAGAGGTGCTCAAGGTATTGAACGGCAGGATAGTTGAAAGGGGTAATGTATTCGATGCTTGAAGATAGCAACTTCCAGACGATGTTAGAGCGGACGATAAAAACGGTGGTGGAGCATTACGGTACACCGTTGTACGTGTACGTTAAAGATGTCATCCGATATCAACTGGCGAAGGTTAAAAGGGTCTTTGAGGGCGTGAGGATGCTTCCAACGTTCGCGTGTAAAGCGAACAACAATCCACGGTTAATTCAGTTGTTCCTGGAAGAGGGATTCGGCACGGACATTGTTTCTTTGGGTGAATACCACGCTTCGGAACTTGCCGGCGTTCCACGCGAACGAATTGTTTGGAACGGGAACGGTAAAACAAAAGCGGAAATGGGGTTTCTGAAGGATAAAGTTGGATTCATAAATGTTGACTCTGTGGAGGAAGCTCAACGATGGGCTGACTTCCAATCCGACGCAAACTTTTTCATCAGAATAAATCCCGATGTTGATCCTCGAACACACCCTCACATCTCCACCGGTATTCGCGAAACGAAATTTGGTGTGCACATTGATTTGATCGACGAGGCTCTGAGCGTCTTAAGAAAGCAAGGAAAAAAGGTGCTTGGCTTTCACATCCACATCGGTTCACAAATCACGGAGGTTGAACCTTTTCTCGAAGCCATAAGTATCGGTGTGGAGCTTTCAAAAAAGTACGGATTTGGATGCATCAACATCGGTGGTGGTTGGGGAATAAACTACAGCGGAAAAGAGTTGAACCTTGAGGAGTACAGAAGCAAGGTAGTACCTTTGTTTTCGAGTTTCGAACTGGTGATAATTGAGCTTGGTAGGTACCTCATCGGACCAGCTGGTATCTTGGTTGCGAAGGTTGAGTACGTTAAGAGGACACCTTACAAAACCTTCGTGGTCCTCGATGTAGGTATGAACGCTCTGGTAAGACCGGCCATGTACGGTGCACACCACGGCGTGCACGTACTTGAACCTGAAGAACCGTGGGAAGAGAGTATCGTGGATGTTGTTGGTCCTCTGTGTGAAACTGGCGATGTCATTGCGCGAAATCGCTCCATCCCCATTCCGAAGTGCGGAAGTCTGATGATCGTAGAAGACGTCGGAGCCTACGGCTTTTCGATGGCAAGCAACTACAACAGCCATCCGAGACCGGCGGAGGTACTTATTGATCTATCGACAAACGAAATCAGACTAATCAGAAGGCGCGAAAGTATTGAAGATTTATTCAGAAACGTAGAATAGTTCTGTTTCAGAAAATTCAAATTCGGCCCCTTGACAACAGTGCTAAGACGTGGCAAAATATACCACGGTCACCCTTGAAAGACCATGTCAACGTGAAATCGAGACGGGGACGTGGTGCAGCCCGGTTAGCACGCCGGTCTGTCACACCGGTGGCCGCGGGTTCAAATCCCGTCGTCCCCGCCATAAAAGAAAGCTCCGGGAAAGCCCGGAGCTTTTTTGATTCTCATCGGCTGTCAAGTAACGGAGATCTGCCGGGGGTGGGACGTTGAGAAGTGTGCTTGCTGTAGTCGTTGGACTCACCGCGTACATTGTTGGAACGTACTTCGTTACGAAGGTGAAGAGGCTTGAATTTGCGAAATTAATTCAGTGTCTGGTATTAATCGCTCTTGGGTTAACCTTCAACAATCCACTATTAGTGGCCGGGTTGACGGATTTATTTCTCTTGACGAGGTTCTTGTACGTACCCATCCGAAAAGATACCTTAGATGATCTCAAAGAATTTGTCTTTGCAAAGCTCATACTGAAGAGCAAAACTTATCTGATGCTCGTTTTGACAGGTGGCACGTTTCTTGGGTTGAGCTTGCCGGCGATCAAGAACTATCCTACCTCTATTTCGGTAATCACGTTTGTGACTGTTTGGCTGATTTACCTTGTCGAGAAATCTAACTGGAATTCTTTCACGCAAAAATTCAACAAACGAATAGAGCGTTCCGGTGATCCACTGCAAGCCTTGAAGGATACATACGAATCTATGGTGCTTTTCTCCCCAGTCGACGGCGGTGAATTGATTCGGAACAGACTGGAGATGAGAAAAAATAAATTCAACGATTCAAAAAATACTTAGTGCTCCGAGCAGACAACAAAATCCATCTCAACGGTAGCACCTTTGGGCAGTTGACTAACCCCCACCGTTGTTCTCGCTGGATAGTTCGGTGCGTTTTGCGAGAAGAATTTCTCGTAGGTTTCGTTGATTTTCCCAAATTCCTCAAGCTTGGTAGTGTAAATTGTTGTCTTTACGACACTATTTAGCGATAAACCTATCTCCGAGAGCATGGCTTCGAGATTTCTCAGAATCTGTTCCGTAGCCTTAGAAACATCCTCGGTAATAAGCTCCCCCGTACTTGGTACAATCGGCAAAATCCCAGAGAAGAAAATCAGATTTCCAACCTTGACCGCTTGCGAGTACGGACCGACCGGTTTTGGACCGCTTTTAAATCTCAAGAACTCCACACTACACCACCTCCGTTTTGAGACACGTTGGTACTCACCTGTACAAAAACTCCGCACCCATTTCGCGTTTGTACATCTCAATACCATCGGCGGGTTGGCCGTCAAAGACTATGCGTCCATCACGTATGTAGATACACCTGTCGGCGATTTGCGAGAAGAGGTCGAGCTCGTGCGTTGCGACGACGATGCCCTTATTTAAGTTCTTGAGTCTCACGATAGCTTCAAGCACCTCGCGTTTTCCGCTTTTATCGAGCATCGCGGTTACCTCGTCGAGTAATAGAAACTCCGGTTCCAGTGCCAATATCGATGCGATTGCGAGGCGTTGTTTCTGACCACCCGAAAGATAATATGGGTCGCTGTCTCTCAGGTTCGAAAGTTCGAGGAGTTCCAACACGTAATTGGCCCGCTTCTCTATCTCGGTCGGTGCGAGTCCAATGTTCTCAAGTCCAAAGATCACATCCTCGAAAACCGTGCTACCGATGATCTGCGTTTCGGGATTTTGAAAGACGTATCCGGTCAACTCGTCAACGGCTTCGTATCCATCCGGAAGTATTATCTCACCTTCGTACTTCACCAAACCTGCAAGTGCTTTGAGTAATGTTGATTTACCAGACCCGTTTGGTCCGATGACCATCGTGATTTCACCAGTTTCAAAATATGTAGAGACGTTCGTTAAAACGGCAACACCGTTGTGGTATACTGATAAGTGACGGACGATAAGCTGCATAAGTCACCTCGAGTAAGAACGTTTGTGCTACGAACAATATTATAGCACGAGTTTTCATTAATTTAAACGCTCAGCCTGGGAGGTGAGTGGGGTGGGGAAACTTGTCAAGATGAGCAAGTACGACATGAAGGAACAAGTCAAGGAGTACGTCCTCTCAACTATAGGTGTTCTCCTGACAGCGCTTGGATTGGTCATTTTCTTCATTCCCAACAACATCGCGGCCGGTGGTGCGAGCGGTTTGGCGATGATACTCCACAAACTCGTCGGTGGAATTCCCGTCGGCGTTTGGCTTTACATTCTTAACATCCTACTTTTTGCCCTGGGGTTCATACTCGTTGGAAAGGACTTCAGCTTCAAAACGATTTACTCGACGTTCATGCTGAACTTCTTCGTCGACCTGTTCGATAGGCTGTTGAAAATTCCCAAGTACCAGGGAAGCGATTTGATGTTGGCGGTGTTCTTTGGTAACATTTTAACTTCTATAGGCATGGCCATAGCCTTTGCAAACAACTCATCCACCGGTGGGACTGATATCGTTGCGAAGATTCTCTCCAAGTATTTCCATACCCCCATCGGTACCACGCTACTCATGGTCGACTTTGCCATCGGTATCCTCGCTGGATTCACTTTCGATGCGCGAACTGGTATGTATGCACTACTTGCTATTATCATCGGTGGTGTAATGATTGACTTTGTACTCAGAGGTCTTGAGCTCTCAATTACCGTGACGATCATCTCGCAGAAAAACGACGAGATAAAAAAGTACATCCTCGAAAATTTGGAACGTGGTGCCACGATCCTGAAAGCCGTTGGTGCGTACTCGGGAAAACCGTTCGACGTGCTCTACGTTGCCTTGCGCAGGAGGGAACTTGGTGAAGTTTTGAACGTGATAAGGCACATCGATCCGAATGCGTTCGTCATCGTTCACGAAGCCAGATACGTTTTGGGAGAGGGATTCAGGAAGATAGATAAAGTTGTTTGAACTCCTCCACGCACTGTAGTTCGAGGCTTTGGAGTCCTGGAGTTCTGTAAAGAGTCGGGCCTGAAAGTCGTATTCTGATGCCTTTATAAGCGAAACAATGCCTGAATCAAGCTTCTTCAACGTAGCAATTTGGAAAGCAAAAAACAGAAGTTCTTCACAAGCCTTTTTAGAATGTTTTAAGTCACATTAAAACTGGAGTTTTGTTTTGGAAACTAATTCTGGTATAATAAAAAGTAACCCGGGGGTGTATCTCCCTTACACCTTCAGAAGGAGGGGTCGGTATGAGGAAAGTTCTGGTTCTACTTGTTGCCGTGCTACTTTTGTCGAGTTTGTTCGCACAACTTGGGTTCAAGATCGGTGTTGTGACAGGC from Fervidobacterium thailandense harbors:
- a CDS encoding glycoside hydrolase family 13, with protein sequence MTNAMRLAFAVLLVFSVLAFSAVEYRDGKVIFTFKTDVKANVVYLAGTFNNWNPTAWPMKLVDGVWRYEIELKPGRYEYKYVIDGKNWKEDPEAPAFVDDGYGGKNGAFVLTPEGKILPPDGASKQAGVSTGKSYELNPKRMDTIFVDPDGYVIIRFYAKDAKYIFIAGTFNNWNDKATEVYFIEDGWWEAILELQPGIYEYKFVVDGKWITDPNAFAFVDDGFGGKNGVFEVYREGGKLKVGAPRVAITPAEKLEEVKVQGIKPGLSIVDGKVFFAVKNDRAQEAYLAGTFNSWNPTALKMKLVDGYWTASLQLSPGTYEYKYVFIIGGNQVWQEDPNAPSYKPDGYGGKNGVFKLVSKDGQLIIEGIEEQAGGLPVKGKYEFDYTFKLDQSKYLVGSSTMGKLTLRFEPVKDSFVELTYAGASISKATLKFDLGNFTLGMHYRTPWSLPVGGSSTGLVVGYKIGSIQFFGGLGHESTGLPWAFGVGYKPVEVYVGHRYFDEDNYSIVAYVELDKPIKLSFTGLYNFNNTYYLEAAFETEQFGVNAYFDGITIGLGGFLDLSGKILEIATEYDLYYGDFLISGSYELTEDLVLDAGFEISSSYGLSIGLTKFFEKASVRVGLEMGDILNPFQDSYLKISGKVSF
- a CDS encoding tetratricopeptide repeat protein produces the protein MRKYLAVVVSLLLLTGFIFGATVSELNKLFYEARRDRDREKMLRVVAEIEKTPNYGKDAKLLTILADCYLELATWGVPDNEKEKTLEKARSNAEAAIKIDPKNGRAHYIAGAAIGRLAQYKGIVQSLFMLGDYDRYIDTAIKLLNENDEEERLYKTFALIAKGMRDRDVPWPLNNYKRSEEMFNQALKLTPNYPNIYLEMGYLYLKTGDKQKAKEMFEKVINSQPHPWLIKTHEEAVKDARSELAKLK
- a CDS encoding GGDEF domain-containing protein, which codes for MSKGEKYIFLSLGFAVTLMLTTMYLLNKFSEPKGLMLDSWTSVVPFYEKVNGPSSKVLRTHFSLPQELRNSEVLALVFQKVIANQVKIYLNGELISQYGSSSGNLWPAPIVVRIPKHLLKDENELSIELFALVNYGISYVPYICNYEDALKATQRQLVLRNNFNLFSIGASLFMTLLMLMIGFVVVGISKRQYLYLSGSAFLMSLGLVQFTYRETSFRDFWYLFYEKMAIVVPVPVLTLIYLYIAERYGRKTSSLRFKLLKIIALLMTLLVLLAPTIRIFHAFSEVSQIYGLFLMILTLWQILYVGAYEFCFAIFFLFLTAIQSIAVLLSRSPGELTLPYGRIVYLLAIGFEAIRHFRSISKRKEELELENYIDSLTGAYNRKYIDLLENSGTLVLMDLDKFKEINDKYGHHKGDEFLAKFADLIRSNIRSEDIFIRLGGDEFCLVLKGKDYREVVDRLYNLVRNHLGLSFSYGVASLDEARDFDEAYRIADEELYRRKRGEV
- a CDS encoding bifunctional aspartate carbamoyltransferase catalytic subunit/aspartate carbamoyltransferase regulatory subunit gives rise to the protein MKRDFLSRTLAVINDFSVQEQLFLYHQTKRLKEKVRNGEDTSEFQIKRNVGIYIVFVEPSTRTKESFINAAKFHKNAKVNIFESEHSSFNKQESYVDTFNMLTGYSEYSIFVLRTRLEGVCRLLERKVGEFADRHGIMRPAFINGGDGKHEHPTQELLDEFTFLEQMNFDNSHIHIALIGDLLHGRTVHSKADGLKVFKNVEVDLIAPEELQMPTSYIEKMKRNGFEVRLYSSIDEYLSSGKIAPIWYFTRLQLERMGEDILEKAHILKRAVTFRKDMLDKVPEGTKFYHPLPRPKIDPEIPTFLDNLPLNGWETQAINGYWVRVVLLSMLGGALEADFDTTKKEEEPLEEFIVPAPIVDGTKGVEKEGKRGIKPVESGTVIDHIAKGKTSDEIYNTITKIRRILKLYDVDSADGIFRSADGNLKGYISLPNRYLSFKEIKKLAAISPGTTVNIVKDRRVVEKYRLKLPPRIYNFEELQCKNENCITHPKNGENVMASFVQVDGKFICEYCETAHEYHEIWKI
- a CDS encoding class II glutamine amidotransferase, producing the protein MCRMAGFSLVNPGGIGWISEFVSRMAREGKGAPHGDGFGYVLVSDDAFVYAKFFTPIYESNEKPAGTFKLGIVHARKASEGVPLGVRQVHPFYSGEKFFAHNGTVFSAARTNPYESDTFDYFASVKDFENFQGLVLKIRSFAQSNRYSGLNFLMLDTLENALYVCCLFNSERTDDYFVLHYKESSEGFFVFSEKYDNSYQTMANGEVLKVLNGRIVERGNVFDA
- the lysA gene encoding diaminopimelate decarboxylase; its protein translation is MLEDSNFQTMLERTIKTVVEHYGTPLYVYVKDVIRYQLAKVKRVFEGVRMLPTFACKANNNPRLIQLFLEEGFGTDIVSLGEYHASELAGVPRERIVWNGNGKTKAEMGFLKDKVGFINVDSVEEAQRWADFQSDANFFIRINPDVDPRTHPHISTGIRETKFGVHIDLIDEALSVLRKQGKKVLGFHIHIGSQITEVEPFLEAISIGVELSKKYGFGCINIGGGWGINYSGKELNLEEYRSKVVPLFSSFELVIIELGRYLIGPAGILVAKVEYVKRTPYKTFVVLDVGMNALVRPAMYGAHHGVHVLEPEEPWEESIVDVVGPLCETGDVIARNRSIPIPKCGSLMIVEDVGAYGFSMASNYNSHPRPAEVLIDLSTNEIRLIRRRESIEDLFRNVE
- a CDS encoding Rid family detoxifying hydrolase, producing the protein MEFLRFKSGPKPVGPYSQAVKVGNLIFFSGILPIVPSTGELITEDVSKATEQILRNLEAMLSEIGLSLNSVVKTTIYTTKLEEFGKINETYEKFFSQNAPNYPARTTVGVSQLPKGATVEMDFVVCSEH